A portion of the Segatella copri DSM 18205 genome contains these proteins:
- a CDS encoding pyridoxal phosphate-dependent aminotransferase, producing the protein MAQLSDRLNRLAPSATLAMSQKSSEMKAQGIDVINMSVGEPDFNTPDNIKQAAKKAIDENYSRYSPVPGYPDLRKAIVAKLKNENGLEYTTNEVIVGTGGKQCVCNAVLALVNPGDEVIIPAPYWVSYPQMVKLAGGTPVIVNAGFDQDFKMTAEQLENAITEKTKMLILCSPSNPTGSVYSKEELAALAEVLKKHPEVFVLADEIYEHINYIGKHHSIAQEPGMKEQVIIANGVSKAYAMTGWRIGFLAGPEWIIKGCNKLQGQYTSGTCSVSQKAAEAAYTLDQSAVEEMRVAFERRRNLIVKLAKEVPGLEVNMPQGAFYLFPKCNSYFGKSNGEKTINNSTDFAMYLLEEAHVATVGGDAFGDPDCFRMSYATSDENIVEAIKRIKEALGKLK; encoded by the coding sequence ATGGCACAATTATCTGATCGTTTAAACAGATTGGCACCTTCAGCAACGCTGGCGATGTCACAGAAGAGTAGTGAAATGAAAGCTCAAGGTATTGATGTAATCAACATGAGCGTAGGTGAACCAGACTTCAACACTCCTGACAATATTAAACAGGCAGCAAAGAAGGCTATTGACGAGAACTATTCCCGTTATTCACCAGTACCAGGTTATCCTGACTTGCGAAAAGCAATTGTAGCCAAATTAAAGAACGAGAATGGTTTGGAGTACACTACCAATGAAGTAATCGTTGGTACGGGTGGTAAGCAGTGCGTCTGCAACGCTGTATTGGCACTCGTAAATCCAGGCGACGAGGTTATTATTCCTGCACCATATTGGGTAAGTTATCCACAGATGGTGAAATTGGCAGGAGGTACTCCGGTCATTGTGAATGCCGGTTTCGATCAGGACTTTAAGATGACCGCAGAGCAGTTGGAGAATGCCATTACAGAGAAGACCAAGATGCTCATTCTCTGTTCTCCAAGCAACCCTACCGGTAGCGTATACTCTAAGGAAGAACTGGCTGCACTGGCAGAAGTACTCAAGAAGCATCCTGAAGTATTTGTGTTGGCAGATGAAATCTACGAACACATCAATTATATCGGCAAGCACCACAGCATTGCTCAGGAACCGGGCATGAAGGAGCAGGTTATCATTGCCAATGGTGTATCTAAGGCTTACGCCATGACAGGATGGAGAATCGGTTTCCTGGCTGGTCCGGAATGGATTATCAAGGGCTGCAACAAACTCCAGGGACAGTATACCAGCGGTACATGTTCTGTCAGCCAGAAGGCAGCAGAAGCAGCCTACACACTCGACCAGAGTGCAGTAGAGGAAATGCGCGTGGCTTTCGAGCGCCGCCGCAACCTGATTGTAAAGTTGGCTAAAGAGGTTCCAGGCCTTGAGGTAAACATGCCACAGGGTGCCTTCTATCTCTTCCCTAAGTGCAACAGCTACTTTGGCAAAAGCAATGGTGAGAAGACCATCAACAATTCAACCGACTTTGCCATGTACCTTCTCGAGGAAGCACATGTAGCCACCGTAGGTGGTGACGCATTCGGTGATCCAGACTGTTTCCGCATGAGCTATGCAACAAGTGACGAGAACATCGTTGAAGCTATCAAGCGCATCAAGGAAGCTTTGGGCAAGTTGAAATAA
- a CDS encoding energy transducer TonB, with amino-acid sequence MAKIDLYDPKWVEMVFAGKNKEYGAYQLRKGTSGRNIKALLILVIAAALVGGFLAWKVIEQKQAEEQQAYMEAMELAKLQQQAKKEEKKKEQVKPKVEMKKEIPVARETQKFTAPVIKKDELVKEENQVKQMDKLDDKVAVGTENKEGVKDRTVEAVRNDIAVAAPPPPPAPKPEVATKVFDVVEEMPSFPGGQGALMSYLASNIKYPVVAQENGVQGRVIVSFVVERDGSISDVRVARSVDPSLDREAQRVVKSMPRWKPGKQNGSAVRVKYTVPVVFRLQ; translated from the coding sequence ATGGCAAAAATTGATCTTTACGATCCAAAATGGGTCGAAATGGTTTTCGCCGGAAAGAACAAGGAGTATGGTGCATACCAGCTCCGTAAGGGTACTTCTGGCCGAAACATCAAGGCTCTGCTTATCTTGGTCATTGCTGCAGCTCTCGTGGGTGGTTTTTTAGCTTGGAAGGTTATCGAACAGAAACAGGCTGAAGAGCAGCAAGCATATATGGAAGCAATGGAGTTGGCTAAACTCCAGCAGCAGGCTAAGAAGGAAGAAAAGAAGAAGGAGCAAGTGAAGCCTAAGGTTGAAATGAAAAAGGAGATTCCTGTGGCTCGCGAAACTCAGAAGTTTACCGCACCTGTCATTAAGAAGGATGAACTCGTAAAAGAGGAAAACCAGGTTAAGCAGATGGATAAACTGGATGACAAAGTTGCAGTCGGTACTGAAAACAAGGAAGGTGTGAAGGACCGTACAGTTGAAGCTGTAAGAAATGATATTGCAGTGGCAGCTCCACCTCCACCACCAGCACCAAAACCTGAGGTTGCTACTAAGGTCTTCGACGTCGTAGAGGAGATGCCTTCATTCCCTGGTGGACAAGGCGCCCTGATGTCTTATCTTGCAAGCAACATCAAGTATCCTGTCGTTGCACAGGAGAATGGTGTACAGGGCCGTGTTATCGTATCATTCGTGGTAGAACGTGATGGTTCTATCTCTGATGTTAGGGTAGCTCGTTCCGTAGACCCTTCACTTGACCGTGAAGCACAGCGTGTCGTTAAGAGCATGCCTAGATGGAAACCAGGTAAGCAAAACGGTTCAGCTGTACGTGTTAAGTATACTGTACCAGTTGTATTTAGATTGCAGTAA
- a CDS encoding ExbD/TolR family protein, translating to MGKVKIKKSDIWIDMTPMSDVMTLLLTFFMLTSTFVKNEPVKVNTPGSVSEIKVPENGVLTILVSPEKDKAGNPTGEGQVFMSIDNTDQLGATLSTMTGAFGVSLNPKQIETFKSEGMFGVPMGDLSTYLTMNASKRPQYLQTKGIPLDSIKGGMSEFQQWVDAARNVNADIKIALKADASTPYKTVKRVMNELQDMDESHYYMITQLKQQGDE from the coding sequence ATGGGTAAAGTAAAAATTAAGAAGAGTGACATCTGGATCGACATGACGCCTATGTCAGACGTTATGACCCTGCTGCTTACCTTCTTCATGCTCACCTCTACTTTCGTAAAGAATGAGCCAGTTAAGGTAAATACACCAGGTTCTGTGTCTGAGATTAAGGTGCCAGAGAACGGTGTCTTGACCATCTTGGTTAGTCCTGAAAAGGACAAGGCTGGTAATCCTACCGGCGAGGGCCAAGTATTTATGAGTATTGATAATACTGATCAGTTGGGAGCTACACTGAGCACAATGACAGGAGCATTCGGCGTGTCATTGAACCCAAAACAGATTGAGACATTCAAGAGCGAAGGTATGTTCGGCGTACCTATGGGCGACTTGAGTACTTATCTGACAATGAACGCTTCTAAGCGTCCACAGTATCTCCAGACTAAAGGTATTCCTCTCGACAGTATTAAGGGCGGTATGAGTGAGTTCCAGCAGTGGGTTGACGCAGCTCGTAACGTAAACGCAGACATCAAGATTGCCCTCAAGGCAGATGCTTCTACACCTTACAAGACCGTTAAGAGAGTGATGAACGAACTCCAGGATATGGACGAGAGTCATTACTATATGATTACACAGTTAAAACAACAGGGGGACGAATAA
- a CDS encoding bifunctional 3,4-dihydroxy-2-butanone-4-phosphate synthase/GTP cyclohydrolase II has translation MSEIKLNSIEDAVKDFKEGKFVIVVDDEDRENEGDLIIAAEKIDAEKVNFMLKHARGVLCAPITLSRCDELDLPHQVSENTSVLGTPFTITVDKLEGCSTGVSAHDRAETIKALADPNSTPQTFGRPGHINPLYAQDNGVLRRSGHTEAAIDLCKMAGLYPAGALMEIMNEDGTMARLPELMKMAKEWNLKVISIKDMIEYRLKKESLIEVGEEVDMPTEYGHFRLIPFRQSSNGLEHMALIKGEWKEDEPILVRVHSSCATGDILGSKRCDCGQQLHKAMQMIDEAGKGVVVYMQQEGRGIGLMNKIAAYKLQEEGYDTVDANTHLGFKPDERDYGCGAQMLRHLGVHKMRLLTNNPVKRVGLEAYGLEIVENVPIEVVPNKYNERYLKTKRDRMGHTLHLG, from the coding sequence ATGTCAGAAATCAAATTAAATAGCATCGAAGATGCAGTAAAAGACTTCAAGGAAGGAAAGTTCGTCATTGTTGTTGATGACGAAGACCGCGAAAACGAAGGCGACCTCATCATTGCCGCAGAGAAGATAGACGCAGAAAAAGTAAACTTCATGCTGAAACACGCAAGAGGTGTACTCTGTGCCCCTATCACCCTGAGCCGCTGCGATGAGCTCGATTTGCCTCATCAGGTTTCAGAGAACACCTCAGTATTGGGTACACCATTCACCATAACCGTAGATAAACTGGAAGGCTGCTCTACCGGTGTTTCTGCACACGACCGTGCCGAAACCATCAAAGCACTTGCCGACCCGAACTCTACTCCACAGACATTCGGCAGACCGGGTCACATCAATCCGCTCTACGCACAAGATAACGGAGTATTAAGAAGAAGCGGACACACAGAAGCAGCCATCGATCTTTGTAAAATGGCAGGCCTCTATCCAGCAGGCGCACTTATGGAAATCATGAATGAAGACGGCACCATGGCACGCCTGCCTGAACTGATGAAGATGGCAAAAGAATGGAACCTCAAGGTTATTTCTATTAAAGACATGATAGAATACCGACTCAAGAAAGAATCACTCATCGAAGTGGGCGAAGAGGTTGACATGCCTACAGAATACGGCCACTTCCGCCTCATTCCGTTCCGCCAGTCTAGCAATGGTCTGGAACACATGGCACTCATCAAGGGAGAATGGAAAGAAGACGAGCCTATCCTGGTCCGTGTTCACTCTTCTTGCGCTACTGGCGACATTCTGGGCAGCAAGCGTTGTGACTGCGGTCAGCAGCTCCACAAGGCCATGCAGATGATAGACGAGGCAGGAAAGGGAGTTGTTGTCTACATGCAGCAGGAAGGACGCGGCATCGGTCTGATGAACAAGATTGCAGCCTACAAGCTTCAGGAAGAAGGCTACGATACCGTTGACGCCAATACTCATCTCGGTTTCAAGCCAGACGAGCGCGACTATGGTTGCGGTGCACAGATGCTCCGTCATCTCGGTGTACACAAAATGCGTCTGCTCACCAACAATCCGGTAAAGCGCGTAGGTCTCGAAGCATACGGTTTGGAAATCGTAGAAAATGTACCTATCGAGGTTGTACCAAACAAGTACAATGAGCGTTATCTCAAGACCAAGAGAGACCGCATGGGGCACACTTTGCACCTCGGATAA
- a CDS encoding ExbD/TolR family protein produces MAKKESKQKKMNVRVDFTPMVDMLMLLITFFMLCTSLSKPQTMELTMPSNDENTQEDQKNEAKASETVTLYVTADNKIYYGAGIPKYDDPTWIKETTWGSQGIRKVLREHATENGTRPVERIALAVKELNMDRQKNPKQYPDSIYQKKLSDLKAGNLKDGKIPTLTIVIKPTDNASYKNMVDALDEMQILNIGTYVIDKISGDDEKLLKSRNVKM; encoded by the coding sequence ATGGCAAAGAAAGAAAGCAAACAAAAGAAAATGAATGTCCGCGTAGACTTTACGCCTATGGTGGATATGCTCATGCTGCTTATCACGTTCTTCATGCTGTGTACATCTTTGAGCAAACCTCAGACTATGGAGCTGACTATGCCAAGTAATGATGAGAATACTCAAGAAGATCAGAAGAACGAAGCTAAGGCTTCTGAAACTGTGACACTCTACGTAACAGCAGACAACAAGATTTATTATGGTGCTGGTATTCCTAAGTACGATGATCCAACATGGATCAAGGAGACTACATGGGGAAGCCAGGGCATCCGTAAGGTCTTGAGAGAGCACGCTACAGAAAACGGCACACGCCCTGTAGAAAGAATCGCACTTGCTGTCAAGGAGTTGAACATGGACCGTCAGAAGAATCCTAAGCAGTATCCTGATAGCATCTATCAGAAGAAGTTGAGCGATTTGAAGGCTGGTAACTTGAAGGACGGAAAGATTCCTACTCTTACTATCGTCATCAAGCCTACAGATAATGCTTCATATAAGAATATGGTTGATGCACTCGATGAAATGCAGATTTTGAACATTGGTACGTATGTCATCGATAAGATTAGCGGAGACGATGAGAAGCTTCTCAAGTCTAGAAACGTTAAGATGTAA
- a CDS encoding PstS family phosphate ABC transporter substrate-binding protein gives MKRTSYIFLGIGLTVLSMAFFSSCGEKKAKDGRTDTPTSGTIEFVADESLSPIIDEERSQFEYEFPKAKLKPKYTDEVTGLQMIKDFKTALLFTTRNLKDSEIAYLKSKSNVIPSVFPIGYDGLAFIVNKQNNDTCITVKDIKRILTGKATKWSDIVKGSKRGDIEVIFDNTRSATTNYVVDSVLHGAKMGAKIMAAKTSKEVIDYVDQNPGSIGVIGSNWLNDRRDSTNTTFKKNIHVMRVSIKDVATPYNSWQPYQAYLLDGRYPFVRTLYAIVVDPHKALPWSFANYISGPRGQLILFKTGLLPYRGDITIKTVNVKR, from the coding sequence ATGAAAAGAACATCTTATATTTTTTTAGGTATAGGATTAACAGTACTATCAATGGCTTTCTTCTCGTCATGTGGCGAGAAGAAAGCCAAAGATGGTAGAACTGATACTCCTACTTCAGGCACAATTGAATTTGTGGCTGACGAGAGTTTGAGTCCTATCATTGACGAAGAAAGAAGTCAGTTTGAGTATGAGTTTCCAAAAGCTAAACTCAAGCCGAAGTATACAGATGAAGTCACCGGACTTCAGATGATTAAAGATTTCAAAACAGCGCTTTTATTCACTACACGTAATTTGAAAGATAGTGAAATAGCCTACTTGAAGTCTAAAAGCAATGTAATTCCTTCTGTTTTCCCTATCGGTTACGATGGATTGGCATTTATTGTAAACAAGCAAAACAATGATACTTGTATTACGGTAAAAGATATCAAACGTATCCTTACAGGTAAGGCAACTAAATGGAGTGATATTGTGAAAGGTTCAAAGAGAGGCGACATCGAAGTCATTTTCGATAATACCCGCTCTGCAACAACCAATTATGTAGTAGACTCTGTACTGCACGGAGCTAAAATGGGTGCAAAAATCATGGCCGCAAAAACTAGTAAAGAGGTTATCGACTATGTGGATCAGAACCCAGGCTCAATCGGTGTAATTGGATCTAACTGGCTCAACGACCGCCGTGATTCAACCAACACTACATTTAAGAAGAATATTCATGTCATGCGAGTATCTATCAAAGATGTGGCAACACCATATAACAGCTGGCAACCATATCAGGCATACTTGCTGGATGGAAGATATCCGTTCGTCAGAACATTATATGCTATTGTAGTTGACCCTCACAAGGCATTGCCTTGGAGCTTCGCAAACTACATTTCAGGCCCAAGAGGTCAGCTCATACTGTTCAAAACCGGATTACTTCCATACAGAGGTGACATCACTATAAAGACCGTTAATGTAAAACGCTAA
- a CDS encoding MotA/TolQ/ExbB proton channel family protein produces MATTKQAAPAKKSEGFQGVRGAFWIIVVCAIIAFTLFFTWFGNDMHFQDPGVQDHPADIWGTIYKGGVIVPVIHTLLLTVLAMTIERWLALKTATGTGALPKFVANIKAALNANDFAKAEQLCNKQRGTVANVVMASLNAYKSMESGANASLKKAQKVAKIQQAHEEATQLEMPTLTMNLPIIATIVTLGTLTGLLGTVTGMIKSFQAMGEGGGADSAALSVGISEALINTAFGILTSWCAVVSYNTFTNKVDKLTYALDEVGYSIAQTYEANHAEEA; encoded by the coding sequence ATGGCAACTACAAAACAAGCAGCCCCAGCTAAGAAGTCTGAGGGCTTTCAGGGAGTAAGAGGCGCATTCTGGATCATCGTGGTATGTGCTATCATCGCATTCACATTGTTCTTCACATGGTTCGGTAATGACATGCACTTCCAGGATCCAGGTGTACAGGATCACCCAGCAGACATTTGGGGTACTATCTACAAAGGTGGTGTAATCGTACCAGTTATCCACACATTGTTGCTCACAGTGTTGGCTATGACAATCGAGCGTTGGTTGGCTCTTAAGACCGCTACAGGTACAGGTGCTCTTCCTAAGTTCGTTGCAAACATCAAGGCAGCTTTGAACGCAAATGATTTCGCTAAGGCTGAGCAGCTCTGCAACAAGCAGCGCGGTACAGTAGCTAACGTTGTTATGGCTTCTTTGAACGCTTACAAGTCTATGGAGTCTGGTGCTAACGCATCTTTGAAGAAGGCTCAGAAGGTAGCTAAGATCCAGCAGGCTCACGAGGAGGCAACTCAGTTGGAGATGCCAACTTTGACAATGAACTTGCCTATCATCGCTACAATCGTAACACTTGGTACTTTGACAGGTCTTCTCGGTACAGTAACCGGTATGATCAAGTCATTCCAGGCCATGGGTGAAGGTGGTGGCGCTGACTCAGCAGCACTTTCTGTAGGTATTTCTGAGGCGTTGATCAACACCGCATTCGGTATCTTGACATCATGGTGTGCCGTTGTATCTTACAACACATTCACCAACAAGGTAGATAAGTTGACATACGCACTCGACGAGGTAGGTTACTCAATTGCTCAGACATACGAAGCTAACCACGCAGAAGAGGCTTAA